From a single Pseudomonas cremoricolorata genomic region:
- a CDS encoding APC family permease has translation MSEYTEAGRPPDGVADSTAPGKTASKGLAKGRLGLLASVVLGISTIAPVYTLTGALGPTVREVGAHLPAVFIVGFLPMLLVALGYRELNAAEPDSGTSFTWSARAFGPMIGWIGGWGLVVATTIVLSNLAGVAVDFFYLFLAQISGEQSLAGLADNLLINITTCCVFIALAVWICCRGMGTTMTVQYALVALQLMVLIGFAFAAFGETTAPPPLAFDLSWFNPFGVESFSAFAAGLSLSIFIFWGWDVCLTVSEESIGSEQVPGKAATWTVVLILCLYLLTGIATLQFAGISEEGLGLGNPRIQENVFAHLAGPVMGPLAILMSIAVLASTAASLQSTFVSPARTLLAMGYYGAVPQRFARVCPRSQTPRYATICAGVAAAVFYVTMRTLSENVLADTITALGMMICFYYSLTAFACVWYFRHSLFSSLRHLLMRGLCPLVGGVILSVIFVRTAIDSASPDFGSGSHVGGLGLVFVIAAIISVLGIVLMVLSRLRAPAFFLGATLQQQATLQLRD, from the coding sequence ATGAGCGAATACACAGAAGCCGGCCGCCCTCCCGACGGCGTGGCCGATTCGACAGCGCCAGGCAAGACGGCCAGTAAAGGTCTGGCCAAGGGTCGCCTGGGGTTGCTGGCCAGCGTGGTGCTGGGCATTTCCACCATCGCGCCGGTCTACACCCTGACCGGCGCGCTGGGACCGACCGTCCGCGAAGTCGGAGCGCACCTGCCAGCGGTGTTCATCGTCGGCTTCCTGCCGATGTTGCTGGTCGCGCTGGGTTACCGCGAGCTGAATGCCGCCGAGCCCGATAGTGGCACCTCGTTCACCTGGTCGGCCCGCGCCTTCGGGCCGATGATCGGCTGGATCGGTGGCTGGGGCCTGGTGGTGGCGACCACCATCGTGTTGTCCAACCTCGCCGGCGTGGCCGTCGACTTCTTCTACCTGTTTCTCGCTCAGATCTCGGGCGAGCAGAGCCTTGCCGGCCTGGCCGACAATCTGTTGATCAACATCACCACCTGTTGTGTGTTCATCGCGCTGGCGGTGTGGATCTGCTGCCGCGGCATGGGTACGACCATGACCGTGCAGTACGCGCTGGTGGCTTTGCAACTGATGGTGTTGATCGGCTTCGCGTTCGCGGCATTTGGGGAAACCACCGCGCCACCGCCGCTGGCCTTCGACCTATCGTGGTTCAACCCATTTGGTGTGGAATCGTTCTCGGCGTTCGCCGCTGGGTTGTCGTTGTCGATTTTCATTTTCTGGGGCTGGGATGTGTGCCTGACGGTCAGCGAAGAATCCATCGGCAGCGAGCAAGTGCCGGGCAAAGCCGCGACCTGGACGGTGGTGCTGATTCTCTGCCTGTATTTGCTGACCGGCATCGCAACTCTGCAATTTGCAGGCATCAGTGAAGAAGGGCTGGGGCTGGGCAATCCACGTATCCAGGAAAACGTGTTCGCCCACCTGGCCGGACCGGTGATGGGGCCGCTGGCGATCCTGATGTCCATCGCCGTGCTCGCCAGTACCGCCGCCTCACTGCAATCGACCTTCGTGTCGCCGGCCCGTACCTTGCTCGCCATGGGCTACTACGGCGCCGTGCCACAGCGATTTGCCAGGGTCTGCCCGCGCTCGCAGACCCCCCGCTACGCAACCATCTGCGCTGGCGTGGCGGCCGCAGTGTTCTACGTCACCATGCGCACCCTCAGCGAAAACGTGCTGGCCGACACCATCACCGCGCTGGGCATGATGATCTGCTTCTATTATTCGCTGACGGCGTTCGCCTGCGTCTGGTACTTCCGCCATAGCTTGTTCAGCAGCCTGCGACATTTGCTGATGCGCGGACTGTGCCCGCTGGTCGGTGGCGTGATTCTTTCGGTGATCTTCGTGCGCACGGCCATCGACAGCGCTTCGCCGGATTTCGGCAGCGGTTCGCATGTCGGCGGTCTGGGGCTGGTGTTCGTGATCGCCGCGATCATTTCCGTGCTGGGCATCGTGCTGATGGTGCTATCACGGTTGCGGGCACCGGCGTTCTTCCTCGGCGCCACGCTGCAGCAGCAGGCCACCTTGCAACTGCGCGACTGA